The segment CAATCCTGCCTTTGATCCGGATTAAATACTGCTGTTGAGTATTTCAACACTTTAGTGAGAAATCTGGATCGGTTTTATCCTAAAAAACAGGATTACCCTGATCCCACCTCAGAGGTGGGTTTGAGGGAGATTCCATGTAAAGGTTTGAACAGCCTAAGTGTAACTGATCCCAAAGTTCCTTGTTTGATACAGATATAGCTACGCTTCACTGCTGTTTGAACAATGTTTATTATCTTTGCTGTGAAAAACTGAAGTACACATCACACAATGTTCAGAGCCAAAGCTCAAAAGGTTAACTGGCTGTTTTCTCTTTCCACAAATatctgtaaagaaaaacaaatattaaggtTTTAGGGCTGTCCCTTTTGTTGACAACTGTTTCCTAAAAAGATAtgtacaacacattttaaaatctacAAACAATGCCTTGCGagtaaatgcattaaaatgtggACTGCGACATAGAGACGCTAGCCTATTGACTAACTTGTTAGCATTTAGAGACAATAGTTGCGCCAGCTTCTCCTTTTTTCGGTAAAATGATCGCTCTATTTCCTGTTTCTCGTCTGTgatccaggggggggggggggcggtatCAGGATAACTCTGAACCAATCCGGCAAAGTTTTGAAATACCGGGATGGATCAGGTTGATCCGTGGCTGAGGACAGCGGGATTTGGTTATCCGGATCATTCTGATCTGGATTACAAGTTTTGATATACCGGCCCCAGGTGTCCACCATAAGCCAATGTTGTGACCTCAAGtcgtttaaatgtgtttgtagtGCACCCAGCAATATCTCACTTGAGTCCAGGAATGAATCTGAAGTGAGTTTTCAGAAAAATTCTTGCTTTCGGACAATAACTGCCATTCGGGAAGTCACACCagtcttttaatttatttgttatactATAAATCAAGGTAGAGCAATTTATCCTTTTCATATTCAAAGAGGTGCCTTTGAATAGGAAATGCCTACAAGTTGGTGTGGATTACTGCAAGGTAAGGTCCCCAAAAACACTTCCAACGGGTAAAATTGAGGCCTTTTCCCCTTATCTTTTGGTATTTTTTAACCAATGGAAGAACGGCCATAATATCTCAAATATTAGTCCCAGACACTCCATATATTGTACAGAAACTGTGGTCAGGGTCTACAATAAGGTCAAGTGGTCAAAACCCCTCAAACGCACTCACAAGAGTTAATTGTCTAAAATGATGGACTTCAGAAGGGTGTCAGGGTTTACAAGTCTGACACCCTCTGAAGAATTTTGTCAGATTGGAGGAATTTTGTTTCTAAACATATCAGAGCTCTGCTTTCTTTTCTATGCTGTACCCACTCCCAAATGTGGCCCAATCATGTTGGCTAGCACTCTCTAGTACTTAGCATCTCTGCATGGGAGGGGTTTTAAAAACCCACATTTCACTCCTTCAAAGGGTCATAACTTATTAGAAAAAGCCCAAACTGCCTAAAAGTTGCAGAAAACATTTCCTTGAATGAACTTGATGAGCACCTAAAGCAAAAACTCTGCAGACCCTTTTGAAAGATATCTTTTTCCAGGAACCCCCAATTGAGCTAAAACTGACTGATTATTAATAAGTGTTCTCTGTTGTCCACTATGTTATTTAAAAGAGAATGTATGGGACACATGGCACATTTATAGGGGCTGACCTTTGGAAAGCTATCTTTTTTCAGGGACTTCCTATTGAGCTACAACTAACTGATTCTTGAAGGGTTTTCTCTGTCGTCGTGTGTAAACCTTCTGATGAGCTATCTTCATCAGAAGGTCCAATGTGGCATTGTACGGTGATAACTGACACACTTCCATGTTTTTGGTATCATTTCCATAATGTCCATGTTTTTGGCACCATTGCCTTGTTCCCCATTGAAAATTGACCCAAGTGGAAGATACGTTCCCATTTGGCATCATTGCCATGTTCCCCATTGAAAGATGTCCCAAGGGGTCCCATTTGGCAATGCTCTTTAGTATTTAGCTTCTATCACCCCTTGAGGATTTTTTTCGACCCATATACAATCGGTCCTCCATATGGCAGCATTCTTCCATAATGTCCCCATTCAATGTAGTCGGAACGGAAACACAAAGACACCGTGGTGAATAACTGCCGTGTCCCTATAAACCACCAGAGGAATTGACTGCCATAACCCTGACATTCCCTTACAGCTAGACCAATAGGAACAAAAGTCAACAAGCCACTAGCTCTCAAGGGTCTGATTATCCTTATGCAGTGAGTGGAACGTGtgttgtcatattcatgtaatctcatagtcatgtgatctcatagtcatatgatctcatattcatgtgatctcatattcacatgatctcatagtcatgtgatctcatagtcatgtgatgtcatagtcatgtgatctcatattcatgggatctcatgttcatgtgatctcatattcatgtgatctcatattcacatgatctcatagtcatgtgatctcagtcatgtgatgtcatattcatccatccatccatccattttcaaccgcttatcctcattagggtcgcgggggcgctggagcctatatctcatattcatgtgatctcatattcaCGTGATCTCATATTCAGTGATCTCATAGTTATGTGATGTCATATTTGTGTGATCtcagtcatgtgatctcatattcatgtgatctcatagtcatGTGGTGTCAGTCATGTGAACTCATATTCACGTGATCtcagtcatgtgatctcatagtcatgtgatgtcatattcatgtgatctcatagtcatgtgatctcatagtcatgtgatctcatattcacgtgatctcatagtcatgtgatctcatagtcatgtgatctcatattcatgtgatctcatagtcatGTGGTGTCAGTCATGTGAACTCAtagtcatgtgatgtcatagtcatgtgatctcatattaATGGGATCTCAtgttcatgtgatctcatattcatgtgatctcatattcatgtgatctcatattcatatgatctcatgttcatgtgatctcatagtcaCATGATCTCAtgttcatgtgatctcatattcacatgatctcatagtcatgtgatctcatagtcatgtgatgtcatagtcatgtgatctcatagtcatGTGATCTCAGTCATGTGATGTTatagtcatgtgatctcatagtcatgtgatctcatattcaCATAATCTCATATTCAcgtgatctcatattcatgtgatctcatgttcatgtgatctcatattcatgtgatctcagtcatgtgatgtcatagtcatgtgatctcatattcatgggatctcatgttcatgtgatctcatattcatgggatctcatattcatgggatctcatgttcatgtgatctcatagtcatGTGGTGTCAGTCACGTGATCTCATAatcatgtgatctcatagtcatgtgatctcatattcaCGTGATGTCATAGTGATCTCATAGTTATGTGATGTCATATTTGTGTGATCtcagtcatgtgatgtcatagTCATctgatctcatattcatgtgatctcatatttGTGTGAtatcatattcatgtgatctcataatcatgtgatctcatattcatgtgagCTCATAGTCATGTGGTGTCAGTCATGTGATCTCAAAGATACGTGATCTTATAGTCACGTGATCTCatagtcatgtgatctcattgtcatgtgatctcatagtcatgtgatctcatcGTCATGTGGTGtcagtcatgtgatctcatattcacgtgatctcatattcatgtgatctcatagtcatATGGTGtcagtcatgtgatctcatagaTACGTGATCTTatagtcatgtgatctcatattcatgtgatctcatagtcatgtgatctcatattcatgtgatctcatagtcatGTGGTGTCAGTCATGTGAACTCatagtcatgtgatctcataatcatgtgatctcatagtcatgtgatctcatattcatgtgatctcatagtcatgtgatctcataatcatgtgatctcatatcatgtgatctcatattcatgtgatctcataatcatgtgatctcatatcatgtgatctcatattcatgtgatctcatattcaCGTGATGTCATATTTCAGTGGAACATAACAGGAACGCTGCTCTTGAGGCTCGTTTAGTTCCAGTCTTCAGACTCTGAAGGACATGAAGAACTGTGGTGACGCAGAACGCTgagtcaaatgttttattgaagcaaAAGAAGCATCGTCACCATGGAAACACACCTTTACCCATAAAAGAGCTACATTCAGAGTTATGGATGTACAAACTACAGAAGAAGGTTCTTGATTATCAAAGGTAAAAGTACTCTTTATGCAGAATAAACTCTTTTAGAGagctataatataataaccagTGTGTAATTGGATCATTATTAtatcatactgtatatatatattattattataatataataaacagcTGAGATGCTACAAAACAAAGCTTCATATTCTAAAAGCTCATcacactttttatatttaacatcTTACTGTGCAAAGGAACTACACTCTGACAAATAAATGTGCTAACTAGAACCCTGGAGGGTCTTCTGCTGGAACCTTTCCTAAAGGTTCTACCAGGAACCAAGCGTTCTGTCTAGGACTCACTATGGGTTCCTCATGCGGTTCATAAAGAAGATTTCTGGAGAAGGAAAGGGTTCTTCAGAAGCTAATGGTTCTCGGGAGAACCTGTTTGGAACCCTTATTTCATAGAGTGTATAAACTATAGCTGACAGATCGATGTAGTGGAGTCTAAAGGACGATGACATGGAAACAGGGTACTTCACAGCAAAGGGTCTGGACTTGGGTACTTTGGTTCTTCTACCATTGATTGagaggaacaagagaaggaggaagaggaggagaaaggaacaTTACAGCTCATCTGTTCTCTTCTTCTaggtcttcttctcttccttgtGGAAGACTTTTCCATCCGACTGCTTCTTCCAGCTCAGTTTGATGTCGTCGTTCAGCCCCTGGTCCTTCAGCCTCTGTTTGAGCTGAAACATGTagagaagagctcttcactagactggtgttcccttacatcctgcttcctttctctgtcctcgtgtgaagctctagaagagctcttcactagactggtgttcccttacatcctgcttcctttctctgtcttcatgtgaagctctagaagagctcttcactagactggtgttcccttacatcctgcttcctttctctgtcctcgtgtgaagctctagaagagctcttcactagactggtgttcccttacatcctgtttcctttctctgtccttgtgtgaagctctagaagagctcttcactagactggtgttcccttacatcctgcttcctttctctgtccttgtgtgaagctctagaagagctcttcactagaatggtgttcccttacatcctgcttcctttctctgtcctcgtgtgaagctctagaagagctcttcactagactggtgttcccttacatcctgcttcctttctctgtcctcgtgtgaagctctagaagagctcttcactagactagTGCTCCCTTACAttctgcttcctttctctgtcctcgtgtgaagctctagaagagctcttcactagactggtgttcccttacatcctgcttcctttctctgtcctcatgtgaagctctagaagagctcttcactagactggtgttcccttacatcctgcttcctttctctgtccttgtgtgaagctctagaagagctcttcactagactggtgctcccttacatcctgcttcctttctctgtccttgtgtgaagctctagaagagctcttcactagactggtgttcccttacatcctgcttcctttctctgtcctcgtgtgaagctctagaagagctcttcactagactggtgttcccttacatcctgcttcctttctctgtcctcgtgtgaagctctagaagagctcttcactagactggtgctcccttacatcctgcttcctttctctgtcctcgtgtgaagctctagaagagctcttcactagactggtgttcccttacatcctgcttcctttctctgtcctcatgtgaagctctagaagagctcttcactagactggtgttcccttacatcctgcttcctttctctgtcctcatgtgaagctctagaagaacTCTGGTCTGCATCTttgttgtttgcatgttttttggATACAAGTCTAGCTTCAATAATGAAGCGTCCACATTTGCACTGCACATagcacctctacattgttcttagtagtccactacatctcatgcatcacctctacattgttcttagtccactacatctcatgtatcacctctacattgttcttagtagtccactacatcttatgtatcacctctacattgttcttagtagtccactacatctcatgtatcacctctacattgttcttagtagtccactacatcttatgtatcacctctacattgttcttagtagtccactacatctcatgtatcacctctacattgttcttagtagtccactacatctcaggtatcacctctacattgttcttagtagtccactacatctcatgcAGCACCTCTTCATTGTTcttagtccactacatctcaggtatcacctctacattgttcttaatagtccactacatctcaggtatcacctctacattgttcttaatagtccactacatctcaggtatcacctctacattgttcttagtagtccactacatctcatgtatcacctctacattgttcttagtagtccaccacatctcatgtatcacctctacattgttcttagtagtccactacatctcaggtatcacctctacattgttcttagtagtccactacatctcatgtatcacctctacattgttcttagtagtccactacatctcaggtatcacctctacattgttcttaatagtccactacatctcaggtatcacctctacattgttcttagtagtccactacatctcaggtatcacctctacattgttcttagtagtccaccacatctcaggtatcacctctacattgttcttagtagtccaccacatctcatgtatcacctctacattgttcttaatagtccactacatctcaggtatcacctgttgttctgttgttaaTGAGATGAAGGTGTACCTGCTTCAAGAGGTCCTCCATCACCACGGGGTCATTCAGATCCAGAGAGGAGCTTCTTTTCTCCAGCCTCACTTTCACCACTCGCTTTGAAACAGGAACgtctaaaacacaaacaacatcatCAGTCACATTTTGGATGATAATAATCAACATCcttgaatatttaaaaatatgaatgataaaagagaaaagtatggctaaatgtttaaatatggcTGGTACAAGAACACATttgattagcttagcatagactTAGCATTGTTGCATCACTCAGGCCAGCACTCTATAGTCCACCTTTAgagagtgattgacagctcaccACTGTAGCAGATGAAGGCTGACTTGACGTTACAGTCCAGGGTCTCCCATCGTCCATCGGCACTGAAGTCTGCTGCCACACAAGTCTCAGAGGAGCCATTAAGTCCACGAGGCTCCGGAGGATTCCAGTTCCTAAATGAGGAGTCACTTCCATCAGACCACTTCCATGGATCTCTGAAAAGGCCGATCCAGACTATTCCTCCAGAGGGATCCAGACTCTGGACCATCtggttctcctccatgttcctcACCAGGGCCAGGTCTGTGTGGTGTTCTCTGCAGTAGCTCTGGGCCTCAGTCCAATTCATCGCAGTGGAAATGAGGACAAATCTGTTTGGCCCTGAAAGTAGACCAGAGAGAAGTGCTGAGTAGAGGAACCATAACAGACCACATGATGCAGACCAGTTTGTTGTTGCTTCATGAATCTGAGCATGAAGGTGGAATCAACACGGAGCTGTGTGAATATGAACATGCACATTCATAAAGGCAACAGACAATAATCTGCTTTAAAGGACCTTCATGTAGCTGAAGACGAGTTCAAGGAACcaagagaaccagaaccaggactgagaggggcagactgtctgaccctgctgcagtaaagagaggttttctaaagagaCCTGATGTTCAGAGACACttccactttagtccacagggggcgccataaTCCACACAGAAGAAAAGGTTCTCGTAACTTTAATATTCTCACCTCTGACATCGAAGCAGACTGACTTGTAGGACTTCTCACACATGATGTCGTTCCATAGCGCATTTGTATTTTGCATTAGTGTGCAGTGTTGTTGATTTTTTAAGTTGTTCGGTTGTCCAGACTTCCATCGTCTGAACTCCGTCTCCCCGGGTTTGTAGTAACTTGTGTTTGGCAGTGACCACCTCCAGTTGTCCAGGTAATGGTACAGTCCGATCCAGGCTCGCTGAAAGCAATATTTCATTGTGATATAAAGAAAGAGACTTTCTAACGAtgctaacggcgctaacaaAGGCAACATGACTccactatatatttacatgGACGATGTTGGTTTGATGAGATATTAATGCTGTAAATATCCAGTTCAGATTAGCAGAATGttgggtaacactttataataactacacgTTATCTAGAAGTAAAAATAGAACATACCCAGACTAAAAAGGGTGGATCTAAGCATCCACATGGgctattttaataatgttggtgttataataacaataacaagttGAGCTTTCTGATTTGTAAATATCagtctatatgttactggttattaGTACATTAActtggcacacagcacaaattaaaaagtttCAGGTTTGTTTCATTTTGGAGTGATACAGCTGCCTGTTGAAACCTCTCCTAAATAATAAGACCATATGTGACGAGTGTCTCTGCAAAGGTTGACTGTAATGaagtgaagcagaaaagaaattaGAATATTTAGTTCAGAAAATTCAGACGAGATCTCCAAATGTGTAATTTCCTGTCCGTTCCCTCTGGTCTGAACCCTCTCAGCCCCTCGCAGCTCCAGGAATGATTTTCATGTGGCTAGATactcataatcaataatgtgtaTGTGCCAGCACACTAAGAAACAACTCACCACTCGTGCCCTGCCGGCCTCTCAATGTCTTTCATAAATGTTTTGTAAGGCATAGATCGTCCTACCTTTAGATGAGGTCACTCACAATATTAACTAACGACTCGTAGCTGCCTGCATTAATTAAAACTAAATGATCTCATTAATCATATATAAGTCCTTAATAAAGGGTTTGCAATAcatattacttaatttacaaatgcagAATACATCATTTATGAAGTAGgaaaacccaatcatgaaaCGCATAATAGTTAAGCTTATTAATcgagaataaaacatttataactgcGTTCATGAATTACTGACTAATGAGTGTAAATGTTGGAACAATGCTCTATAAATGAtgaagtgtttactcatacttaactaatgctaaatAGCGTGTAGTTACTATAAAGTGTTACCGTATGTTGCATTAAATCACATGTTTTATATGAATAATATCAATCTGTAAAGTAACTCTATCAAATAAATGTCCCTCTGAAATGTTAGATTCAGGCATTGAACTAaaatactcaagtgaagtacaagtacacactgaggtccagttcATCTGCAGACTGTCCTCCACTGTGTGAATGTAGAAGGTTCAGACCACCTGTCACTGACGTAGTAAAACTCACTGAGTGGACCGGTCTCTTCAGGGTCTTCAGGGtctccaggtcctccaggtctcGTATGGTGACCAGGTCCTTGtagttctctctgcagtgaCGCTGGGCTTCAGACATGGTCTTCAGCTCATGAACAACATGGTAGTGACGTCCAGCAGCTGATGAGACGGCACACAGTCCTGGATGGACAAACAGCTTattgattacatttaatattaataacctAACTCACTCATTCAGATTATCATTTTacataaaagtacaaaagacaaacaaagaagTGGAAGTCAGAGGAACGTCACAGGGACACATTATGAAAcagtattataataatgtagAAGATGGGAAAAGGATAAAAGATATTAAAGTCTTGCCCGACACCACGACGACGCTCAGAAGAAGTTTATCcatcctcgtctcctctctggtcctctctggtcctctctggtcctctctggtcctctggtctcttctctggtcctctctggtcctctctggtcctctctggtcctctctggtctcctctctggtcctctctggtcctctcgtctcctctctggtcctctggtctcctctctggtcctctctggtcctctctggtcctctggtctcctctctggtcctctctggtcctctctggtcctctggtctcttctctggtcctctctggtcctctctggtcctctctggtctcctctctggtcctctctggtcctctcgtctcctctctggtcctctggtctcctctctggtcctctctggtcctctctggt is part of the Cyclopterus lumpus isolate fCycLum1 chromosome 7, fCycLum1.pri, whole genome shotgun sequence genome and harbors:
- the LOC117733061 gene encoding macrophage mannose receptor 1-like, with product MDKLLLSVVVVSGLCAVSSAAGRHYHVVHELKTMSEAQRHCRENYKDLVTIRDLEDLETLKTLKRPVHSRAWIGLYHYLDNWRWSLPNTSYYKPGETEFRRWKSGQPNNLKNQQHCTLMQNTNALWNDIMCEKSYKSVCFDVRGPNRFVLISTAMNWTEAQSYCREHHTDLALVRNMEENQMVQSLDPSGGIVWIGLFRDPWKWSDGSDSSFRNWNPPEPRGLNGSSETCVAADFSADGRWETLDCNVKSAFICYSDVPVSKRVVKVRLEKRSSSLDLNDPVVMEDLLKQLKQRLKDQGLNDDIKLSWKKQSDGKVFHKEEKKT